One window from the genome of Sebastes umbrosus isolate fSebUmb1 chromosome 12, fSebUmb1.pri, whole genome shotgun sequence encodes:
- the LOC119499445 gene encoding LOW QUALITY PROTEIN: crystallin J1C-like (The sequence of the model RefSeq protein was modified relative to this genomic sequence to represent the inferred CDS: inserted 2 bases in 1 codon), translated as MAAALANRAIGAIVGSTVADAAAQPLHWVYDLPKLQGILAKEPNPEFRPESANPFYRRQTGQQSCYGDQAFVLLESLSECGGLNVDDLKQRTQKFFGPGSEYDTPVNDPYRERGGPRPQLPIEGPWRHASLKSFLKNVDAGKEETGCEDDCQIDGIAKLXAFYAGKPEMLEKVEQAVRVTQNNDACVAETLAAARFLEHFILNGPDPKALDLVLGQLSDPNRKQPQDLDKAIIGHIHQVKENLSKTPKELIPAVFPNTUGLPGAFQAALHGVLTAKHYEQAIRDTMSCGGCTSSRGSFIGACLGAQVGFEGIPASWTSKTNRFDSVLEHAKKITKQHQ; from the exons ATGGCTGCAGCTCTGGCCAACAGAGCGATAGGAGCCATCGTAGGATCAACAGTTGCAGATGCAGCAG CGCAGCCCCTCCACTGGGTGTACGACCTCCCAAAGCTGCAGGGGATTCTGGCTAAGGAGCCAAACCCTGAGTTCCGCCCCGAGTCGGCCAATCCTTTCTACAGGAGGCAGACGGGCCAGCAGAGCTGCTACGGAGACCAGGCCTTTGTCCTGCTGGAGTCCCTGTCTGAATGTGGAG GTCTAAATGTTGACGATCTGAAGCAGCGCACACAGAAATTCTTTGGGCCTGGATCAGAGTATGACACGCCTGTCAACGATccttacagagagagaggag GACCAAGACCTCAGCTGCCCATCGAGGGACCGTGGAGACACGCGAGTTTGAAGAGCTTCCTGAAGAATGTGGATGCAGGCAAAGAGGAGACTG GCTGTGAGGACGACTGTCAGATTGATGGAATAGCCAAACT GGCTTTTTATGCAGGGAAGCCTGAGATGCTGGAAAAGGTTGAACAGGCAGTCCGTGTCACCCAGAACAACGACGCATGTGTGGCAGAGACGCTAGCAGCTGCAAG GTTCCTGGAGCATTTCATCCTGAATGGTCCGGATCCAAAAGCCTTAGACTTGGTGCTCGGTCAGCTCAGTGACCCGAACAGGAAGCAGCCTCAGGATCTGGACAAAGCCATCATCG GTCACATTCATCAGGTGAAGGAGAATCTATCAAAGACTCCTAAGGAGCTAATCCCCGCTGTGTTTCCAAACACATGAG GTTTGCCTGGTGCGTTCCAAGCAGCGCTGCATGGAGTCCTGACGGCCAAGCACTATGAGCAGGCCATCAGAGATACCATGAGCTGCGGGGGGTGCACCTCGAGCAGAGGGTCCTTCATCGGAGCCTGTCTTGGAGCTCAG GTTGGATTTGAGGGAATTCCAGCTTCCTGGACATCCAAGACCAATCGTTTCGACTCCGTGTTGGAGCATGCCAAGAAGATAACCAAACAACAccaatag
- the casq1a gene encoding calsequestrin-1a, translating to MKWTWVFVTVLLSFGGLSLGKESLDFPEYDGKDRVHDLNAKNYKFVMKKYDVMVVYYHDHPGSSRVAQRQFEIEELTLELAAQVLDEFDDEDIGVGLIDAKEDKAVAKKLGLDESDSIFIFTDDEVIEYDGELAADTIVEFIYDVLEDPVEIIDNNRELKGFENVEEDIKLVGYFKSHKSEHFEAFADAAEEFHPHIYFFATFNPKVAKSLELKLNEVDFYEPFMDDPVVIPGKPYTEDELVKFIEDNDRPTLRKLQPHNMYEIWDDDLDDEHIVAFAEESDPDGYEFLEILKQVAEDNTDNPDLSIVWIDPDDFPLLLPHWEKTFKIDLSSPQIGVVDTGDADSVWMDMDDGEDLPTVDELEDWIEDALSGVIDPDHDDNDDDDDDDDDDDDDNDDDDDDDDDDDDDDDDDDDDDDDDDDDDDDDDDDDDDDDDDDDDDDDDDDDDDDDDDDDDDDDY from the exons ATGAAGTGGACCTGGGTGTTCGTGACAGTCTTGCTGTCCTTTGGGGGCCTATCGCTGGGCAAGGAGAGCTTGGACTTCCCCGAGTATGATGGCAAGGACCGCGTCCATGACCTCAACGCCAAGAACTATAAGTTCGTGATGAAGAAGTACGATGTCATGGTGGTGTACTACCATGATCATCCCGGATCCAGCCGCGTCGCCCAGAGACAGTTTGAGATTGAGGAGTTGACCCTTGAG CTTGCAGCCCAGGTCCTGGATGAGTTTGACGATGAGGATATCGGAGTCGGACTCATTGATGCTAAGGAAGACAAAGCCGTTGCAAAGAAATTAG GTCTTGATGAGTCCGACAGCATCTTCATCTTCACAGACGATGAAGTCATAGAATATGACGGCGAGCTTGCAGCAGACACTATTGTGGAGTTCATCTATGAT GTTCTTGAGGACCCGGTGGAAATTATTGACAATAATAGGGAACTGAAAGGATTTGAAAACGTCGAAGAGGACATCAAACTGGTGGGCTACTTTAAGAGTCACAAGTCAGAAC ATTTTGAGGCTTTCGCCGATGCTGCTGAAGAGTTCCATCCCCACATCTATTTCTTCGCCACATTCAACCCCAAG GTTGCCAAGTCTCTGGAGCTGAAGCTCAATGAGGTGGACTTCTATGAACCCTTCATGGATGATCCAGTGGTCATCCCCGGAAAACCTTACACTGAGGACGAGCTGGTGAAATTCATTGAAGATAATGACAG ACCGACCCTGAGGAAGCTGCAGCCCCACAACATGTACGAGATCTGG GATGACGATCTCGATGATGAACACATCGTTGCTTTTGCAGAGGAGTCTGACCCAG ACGGTTATGAGTTCCTTGAGATCCTGAAGCAAGTTGCCGAGGACAACACAGACAACCCCGACCTCAGCATTGTCTGGATTGACCCTGATGATTTCCCCCTG CTTCTGCCACACTGGGAGAAGACTTTCAAAATCGACCTGTCCTCCCCGCAGATTGGTGTTGTTGATACTGGTGAT GCTGACAGCGTGTGGATGGACATGGATGATGGAGAGGACTTGCCAACTGTAGACGAGCTGGAGGACTGGATCGAGGACGCTCTGTCAGGTGTAATCGATCCTGatcatgatgataatgatgatgacgatgatgatgatgacgatgatgatgatgacaatgatgatgacgatgatgatgatgacgacgatgatgacgatgatgatgatgatgatgacgacgacgacgacgatgacgacgacgatgatgacgacgacgatgacgacgacgacgatgatgacgatgacgacgatgatgatgatgacgatgatgatgatgacgatgatgatgatgatgatgacgatgatgattaTTAA